A region from the Halogeometricum sp. S3BR5-2 genome encodes:
- a CDS encoding VirB4 family type IV secretion system protein, producing MRNVILQASGGILGQLTEWLLNPTSPEGAAIFAILVVTLGASGKRLWDRHTADSEPEVDFSDVLDEKTLEEGHAEGQLLDDISESHKTVISPAAIEWETRAAHVGEQWTTTLYIADYADYPNDGYLSDLFELTDVEFDLTAHITPKNQQRARNELQDIADDLQVDADLEQSVRSAYLQERANEAAATYKAVESGANVFDQGMFITVRDDNKDDLRDSVQKVKSALRDDPANLTPKTAICRQDLALQSAAPIGDNKFGRESIALGGAIGALLSSPHNATILEEGGVEFGIHKDNQSPVVIDPFDRDNGYAMFTVGDTGSGKSFGSKQNFIRSIEQSKDRIGIILEPLNNWAGVSEALDAKRITVGGTLGLNPLEIRQTPDHVQRAMGEDASPFNEKLDDAMSFLTNFFALRGISLGDRRTTLELGLKRAYMRNSISDDISTHSNPSPTIREMMDVFEDMIDEPEEFVVRSDEEAGKIREDATWLLDQLRPFEEEGRHANLGKSSEFDIRDEKVIYLDLAQQEGSVDSSTALTMQLLISLVYERAKETDKEVVFVIDEARYIMQDAASLAFLETVFRHHRHHDLSIRLVTQTVDEFFEHAESEAILDQCAVKQFHRLDGMDEEWAEEFGLNYAQMRYVQDAVPGNEDAGFSEALVGVDGEWRGIKVQAMSKEKQVIDFDPAEQTRETLPGADEEAATTDVQQFREELEQQATNGESQSVTAKPDGGSVEVDEDA from the coding sequence ATGCGTAACGTCATCCTGCAGGCGAGTGGCGGTATCCTCGGCCAACTCACAGAGTGGCTTCTGAACCCGACGTCGCCCGAAGGCGCGGCGATTTTCGCCATACTGGTCGTTACCCTCGGGGCCAGTGGCAAACGTCTCTGGGACCGCCACACCGCCGACAGCGAACCGGAAGTCGACTTTTCGGATGTCCTCGACGAGAAGACGCTCGAAGAGGGTCACGCAGAGGGCCAGCTCCTCGACGACATTTCCGAGTCCCACAAGACAGTGATTTCGCCGGCAGCCATCGAGTGGGAGACACGAGCGGCTCACGTCGGCGAGCAGTGGACAACGACGCTGTACATCGCTGACTACGCCGATTACCCGAATGACGGCTATCTAAGCGACCTCTTCGAGTTGACAGACGTCGAGTTCGACCTCACAGCGCACATCACCCCGAAGAACCAGCAGCGAGCGCGGAACGAGCTGCAAGACATCGCTGATGACCTCCAAGTCGATGCCGACCTCGAACAGAGCGTCCGCAGTGCGTACCTCCAAGAGCGGGCAAACGAAGCTGCTGCGACGTACAAGGCCGTCGAGAGCGGCGCGAACGTCTTCGACCAAGGGATGTTCATCACGGTTCGTGACGACAACAAAGATGACCTCCGAGACTCCGTCCAGAAGGTCAAGAGTGCGCTCCGCGATGACCCGGCGAACCTCACGCCGAAGACTGCAATCTGTCGGCAGGACCTCGCGCTCCAGTCCGCTGCCCCGATTGGAGACAACAAGTTTGGCCGCGAGTCCATCGCCCTCGGTGGTGCCATCGGTGCACTGCTCTCGTCGCCGCACAACGCGACAATCCTCGAAGAGGGTGGTGTCGAGTTCGGTATCCACAAGGACAACCAGAGTCCTGTCGTCATCGACCCGTTCGACCGTGACAACGGGTACGCGATGTTCACCGTCGGCGATACTGGCTCCGGGAAGTCGTTCGGCTCGAAACAGAACTTCATCCGCTCGATCGAACAGAGCAAGGACCGCATCGGTATCATCCTCGAACCGCTCAACAACTGGGCGGGCGTCTCTGAAGCGCTCGATGCGAAACGCATCACCGTCGGTGGGACGCTTGGGCTGAATCCCTTAGAGATTCGCCAGACGCCCGACCACGTCCAGCGGGCGATGGGTGAGGATGCGAGTCCGTTCAACGAGAAACTCGACGACGCGATGAGCTTCCTCACGAACTTCTTCGCACTGCGTGGTATCTCGCTCGGGGATCGTCGGACGACGCTCGAACTCGGACTCAAACGCGCCTACATGCGTAATAGTATCTCCGACGACATCTCGACGCACAGTAACCCAAGCCCGACGATTCGGGAGATGATGGACGTCTTCGAGGATATGATCGACGAACCGGAGGAGTTCGTCGTCCGGTCCGACGAGGAGGCCGGAAAAATCCGCGAGGACGCAACCTGGCTGCTGGACCAACTGCGCCCCTTCGAGGAAGAGGGTCGCCACGCCAATCTTGGGAAGTCCTCCGAGTTCGACATTCGCGACGAGAAGGTCATCTACCTCGACCTTGCGCAGCAGGAAGGCAGTGTCGACAGCAGTACGGCGCTGACGATGCAGTTACTCATCTCGCTGGTGTACGAGCGAGCGAAGGAGACGGACAAGGAAGTCGTGTTTGTCATCGACGAGGCGCGCTATATCATGCAGGACGCCGCGAGTCTGGCGTTCCTTGAAACGGTGTTCCGTCACCACCGTCACCACGACCTCTCGATTCGCCTCGTCACCCAGACGGTCGATGAGTTCTTCGAGCACGCCGAATCAGAGGCAATCCTCGATCAGTGTGCAGTCAAGCAGTTCCATCGCCTGGATGGGATGGACGAAGAGTGGGCCGAGGAGTTCGGTCTGAATTATGCACAGATGCGCTACGTACAGGATGCGGTGCCCGGCAACGAGGACGCCGGGTTCTCTGAGGCGCTCGTCGGTGTCGACGGCGAGTGGCGTGGGATCAAGGTGCAGGCAATGTCCAAGGAAAAGCAAGTCATCGATTTCGATCCAGCCGAACAGACACGAGAAACACTTCCTGGTGCTGACGAGGAGGCCGCCACTACTGACGTGCAGCAGTTCCGTGAGGAGCTCGAACAGCAGGCCACGAACGGAGAGTCACAGTCGGTCACTGCGAAACCTGATGGTGGATCGGTGGAGGTGGACGAGGATGCGTGA